From a single Planococcus shenhongbingii genomic region:
- a CDS encoding DUF1456 family protein, with protein MDNNDLLIRLRYALDIKNTDMVEIFKLGGVELSKEEVLKVLTKTPEEEDVKESENHIPLDNAMLESFLNGLIVHKRGRQDPKPGQPEQPPLTNEPSNNLLLKKVKIALQLTSDDMLDILKLAGVTVSKSEMGGILRKQGHKNYSVCGDRYARNFLKGLALKYRK; from the coding sequence ATGGATAATAATGACTTACTGATTAGATTAAGGTACGCCCTTGATATAAAAAATACTGATATGGTGGAAATCTTCAAACTTGGCGGTGTTGAGCTGTCGAAAGAAGAAGTGCTGAAAGTGCTGACGAAAACGCCGGAAGAAGAGGATGTTAAAGAAAGTGAAAATCATATTCCTTTGGATAATGCCATGCTGGAGTCTTTCTTAAACGGCTTGATTGTCCACAAAAGAGGCAGACAGGATCCAAAACCGGGACAGCCTGAACAGCCGCCGTTGACGAATGAACCTTCCAATAATTTATTATTGAAAAAAGTGAAAATCGCTTTGCAGCTGACAAGTGATGACATGCTCGACATCTTGAAACTTGCTGGCGTCACTGTGTCCAAAAGCGAAATGGGCGGAATCCTGAGAAAGCAGGGACATAAAAATTACAGCGTCTGCGGCGACCGCTATGCACGGAATTTCCTGAAAGGCTTGGCTTTGAAATATAGAAAATAA